The Macaca nemestrina isolate mMacNem1 chromosome 12, mMacNem.hap1, whole genome shotgun sequence genome contains a region encoding:
- the LOC105466445 gene encoding olfactory receptor 5J3 has product MAEVNFTLVTEFILLGLTDRAELKMVLFMLFLLIYIISLVGNLGILFLIYVTPKLHTPMYYFLSCLSFVDACYSSVFAPKMLLNFFVEQETISFSACIVQYFLFVSLLTTEGLLLATMAYDRYVAIVNPLLYKVAMTKMVCIVLLFGSCVGGLINSLTHTIGLVKLSFCGPNVISHFFCDLPPLLKLSCSDTSTNELLLLIFSGIIAMLTFLTVVISYIFIVAAILRIRSAAGRHKAFSTCASHLTAVTLFYGSISFSYIQPNSQYSLEQEKVVSVFYTLVIPMLNPLIYSLRNKEVKEAVKRATEIKYFPC; this is encoded by the coding sequence TGACAGATCGTGCTGAACTAAAGATGGTCCTCTTCATGTTGTTCCTGTTGATCTATATCATTTCCCTGGTGGGGAATCTAGGAATACTCTTTCTAATCTATGTAACTCCCAAACTTCACACACCCATGTATTATTTCCTTAGCTGTCTGTCATTTGTTGATGCCTGCTATTCATCAGTTTTTGCCCCCAAAATGCTGCTGAACTTCTTTGTTGAGCAGGAGACAATCTCATTCTCTGCATGCATTGTGCAATATTTTTTATTCGTGTCTCTCCTTACCACTGAGGGCCTCTTGCTAGCCACAATGGCTTATGACCGTTACGTGGCCATTGTGAACCCTTTACTTTATAAAGTAGCTATGACTAAAATGGTTTGTATTGTGCTCTTATTTGGGTCATGTGTGGGAGGTTTAATCAACTCATTGACACATACAATTGGCTTGGTGAAACTGTCTTTCTGTGGGCCAAATGTCATCAGTCACTTCTTCTGTGATCTTCCCCCACTGTTGAAACTGTCATGTTCTGACACATCTACGAATGAATTGTTGCTTTTGATCTTCTCCGGCATTATTGCCATGCTCACTTTTTTGACTGTGGTGATCTCCTACATCTTCATTGTTGCTGCTATCCTGAGGATCCGCTCAGCAGCAGGTAGACATAAAGCCTTCTCCACCTGCGCCTCTCACCTGACTGCCGTGACCTTATTCTATGGATCGATAAGCTTTAGTTACATTCAACCAAACTCCCAGTATTCCTTAGAACAAGAAAAGGTGGTGTCTGTATTTTATACCCTGGTGATTCCTATGTTAAACCCATTGATTTACAGCTTAAGAAACAAGGAAGTGAAGGAAGCTGTGAAAAGGGCtacagaaattaaatattttccttgttAA